The sequence below is a genomic window from Geothermobacter hydrogeniphilus.
TGTTGCTTCTTGCCGGAACTGTCGCCCTGCTGCTGACAACCGGTTGTAAAAACGAAACCCCCGCCCCTGAACAGAGTGCCGCCAAACCTGCCGCGGAAACCCCGGCAACGGCGCCTGCCGCGGAACCTGCCGCTGCCCCCCAGCAGGCCGGATGGACCGGCAAGGTGCTGGAAACCATGGATGCCGCGGGCTATACCTATGTCCAGGTTGACACCGGCAGTGAAAAAATCTGGGCGGCGGCTCCCAAATTCAGTGCCAAGGTCGGCGACGCGGTGGTGGTTCCCAAGGGCATGGCGATGAAAAACTACCACAGTAAAACCCTCGACCGCGATTTTCCGGTTGTCTATTTTGTCGACGCGATCATGGTCGGCGGTGCCGACCAGCCCCTCAGCGAAACTCCGGCCGCCGCGCCGGCCGCCGCTCAGCAGAAACATCCCGATGTCACCTCGGCGGCACCGGCTGATGTTGACTTCTCCGGCATCAAACCGCCGGAAGGCGGCAAAACGATCGCCGAGCTTTTCGCCGACACCGAATCCCTGGCCGGCAAACCGATCACCGTTCGCGGCAAAGTGGTCAAGTACAATGCCAACATCATGGGCAAGAACTGGCTGCACCTGCAGGATGGAACCGGTGCCGAGGGCACCAATGACCTGACCGTCACCAGTGCCGACACCGCCAAGGTCGGCGATACCGTTGTCGTCACCGGCAAACTGGTGACCGACAAGGATTTCGGCTACGGCTACAAGTACTCGGTCATCATCGAGGACGCCAAGGTTGTCGTCGAATAGTCGAAACCCTGAAAAATGACCCGATACAAAGCCCCCGGAGCGAACTCCGGGGGCTTTGTCGTCAGCACTGATTCGGGGTAGACTCTCGTCATGGGAAACGGTCTTCTCAACCTGAGCTGG
It includes:
- a CDS encoding OB-fold nucleic acid binding domain-containing protein; amino-acid sequence: MNKHLMLLLAGTVALLLTTGCKNETPAPEQSAAKPAAETPATAPAAEPAAAPQQAGWTGKVLETMDAAGYTYVQVDTGSEKIWAAAPKFSAKVGDAVVVPKGMAMKNYHSKTLDRDFPVVYFVDAIMVGGADQPLSETPAAAPAAAQQKHPDVTSAAPADVDFSGIKPPEGGKTIAELFADTESLAGKPITVRGKVVKYNANIMGKNWLHLQDGTGAEGTNDLTVTSADTAKVGDTVVVTGKLVTDKDFGYGYKYSVIIEDAKVVVE